A portion of the Lysinibacillus timonensis genome contains these proteins:
- a CDS encoding putative holin-like toxin, translated as MTVYESLTLMCSFATLIVTILALSFTFSRKK; from the coding sequence ATGACAGTTTATGAGTCTTTAACGCTCATGTGCAGTTTCGCTACACTGATTGTAACGATTCTGGCATTGTCATTTACTTTTTCAAGAAAAAAGTAA